The proteins below are encoded in one region of Candidatus Methylomirabilota bacterium:
- a CDS encoding DUF2059 domain-containing protein — MRLHAKAALVLALVLLSGSPAAAQGEPPEARELARLIFTSGTFDAIMVQAGKIGSQVIKAALEGRVRRPLTEDETGRLQTLFTRLMKEVAPQQEWENLYASLISRHFSGAEMRELADFYHTPLGAKALRLSGVMVTEGAAAGERLMKAREKEFGARFGAEFSREFPALSREIERQQQPR, encoded by the coding sequence ATGAGACTCCATGCGAAGGCCGCCCTCGTGCTCGCGCTGGTGCTGCTGTCGGGCTCGCCGGCGGCGGCGCAGGGCGAGCCGCCGGAGGCGCGCGAGCTGGCGCGCCTCATCTTCACGTCGGGCACCTTCGACGCGATCATGGTTCAGGCCGGGAAGATCGGCTCGCAGGTCATCAAGGCGGCGCTCGAGGGGCGCGTCCGGCGCCCGCTCACCGAGGACGAGACGGGACGCCTCCAGACGCTCTTCACGCGCCTCATGAAGGAGGTCGCGCCGCAGCAGGAGTGGGAGAACCTCTACGCGTCGCTGATCTCGCGCCACTTCTCGGGTGCCGAGATGCGCGAGCTCGCGGACTTCTATCACACCCCGCTCGGCGCCAAGGCGCTGCGCCTCTCGGGGGTCATGGTCACCGAGGGCGCGGCCGCAGGTGAGCGCCTCATGAAGGCGCGCGAGAAGGAGTTCGGCGCGCGCTTCGGCGCCGAGTTCTCCCGCGAGTTCCCCGCGCTCTCGCGCGAGATCGAGCGGCAGCAGCAGCCACGGTAG